ACACCAACCCGTCCGCCAGAGGGGATCGGGCGAGCCTACAGCTGGTTGTGCAAGTACTGCTCGTGAGCCGCGGATCTGGAATCACCAAACGCAAAACAGTGCCCATGCGTCCACGCCCCTTACCGCGAAGCGGACAATCAGGGCTGCCGATTTCTGCGACACAATGAAACGGCCGACTGACGCTCGATAGTTTTTTCAAATTTCGCCAAAGCTGTTCGATCATTTGTCCCCCAGCCACGTTTCCGACGTTTTCTGGCTTGAAACAGCGGATTGCAGAATGCGTTGCATGGTTTCCATATACGTATCGTTTGCAAGTCGGCGGAACATTTCGACCGCAGTAGTCTGGAATGAGCTTGCGACTTGCTCGTAATTCTTGGCGGTTTGCAACAACGCTTCTGCGAGCGATTCGTCGTTCTCCGCCTGAAATCGAACACCTATCGAAAAACGCGTGGAAACTTCGCCCAGTCCGCCTGAATCGGCGACCACAACGGGGACCCCAAACTCAGCGGCGTCAAACAACACGCGCCCCAACGGTTCAGCGATCGATGGGATTGCCAAGACATCCAACCTACCAAGCTCGTGCTGGAGATCGGTTCGATAACCTCGAAACTCGAATCGAGACGCCAGTCCCGCACGCTGGACTTCGTCGCGATAAGCCTTCGTATCGGCCGAGGTCAAGCCTTCACCGATCACGACAAAGCGACAATCCATCCCATCGGCGAGCAAATGCTTGGCCGCCTCCAACAGCAAATAATGCCCCTTGGAAACCGCAATTCGACCGAGAATTCCGATCGCAAATGGTTCCTGGGATTGCTTCGCCCTAGGGAGCCCCGCGTTTTCTATCGCACGCGTCAAACGATGCTCGGGGATCCCCTGATACAAAACACACTTCTTCTCTTCTGCAACGCGTGTTTGATCGGCGATATATTCCGAGTTGCAGACAAAGGCCTGGACGCAGCGCTGCAGATGCTGCCGCTCGCTTAACCATCGGGCGTCTTCAAGGGTCTGGACCTGGCACACCACAGGCAGCCCCAGCACCTTGGCCATCACGTTTGCGGCCCGCAGACTACCGGCCTGATTTACATACAACAAATCGGGGTGCATCCGCCACAACCGCCACAGCATCCGCCCATATACCGAGGCCCGTCGTAGCTTTCCCGAATTGCCGAGGGATGCGGGAATGATAAATTCGCAGCGGATGTCGCGCTGCCGCAACAGTTCGTCGAACCCGTTGCCGCGAGGCAGCAGCACCGTCCAGCGAAACCGGTTGGGATCGGTCCCATCGAGAATATCCAACAAGCAGTATTCACTTCCGTACAGTCGGCCCGAAGGTTCGATCGCTGCGATATGGTGTTGGTTGTCCATTAACAAGTGCACAACCAATGCTCTTCGTGATCGATGCCGATAACATCGATCGTGTATCCTTGCAACTCAATCAATGCACGAATTGCTTCGACACTGCCTCCAAATTTCGGCAAATAGGGAGGGTGGACGCTCACCAGGATCGTTGGCTTGCGGTCGCGCAAAGTCTCGCTCGCCGCTTCCAGGACGACTTGTTCGGCCCCTTCGACATCACACTTCACAAGGCACGCAACTGGCTGGTCTCCTAGCGTTTCGGCCAGAAAACGGTCGAGCGCAATCCTTGGCAATTGGCGTTCATCGATCTGTGTGTCTAGATTCACATAGTTTGTCGACTGAGGATCCAGCTTCAGCGCCGGATCGGGGAGCGTTGTCAACGTCTGCGCCTTCAAGCCTTCCGCGCTTACACACTCGGTTCCCTCCTCGCCGATCAACGTCCTATACAATCCAAGCCGCTCCCCAACGTCGGCTGCTAGACTACAAACATGACGCGTGATAGCAAGGCTGGGGAGATCAGCGTCGATCGCAAAGACGCGTGCCGTCGGATCGGCAAACAACACGCCACATGAAAAGTACCCATAAGAACAACCAATATCGATAAAGGCTCCCCCCGGATGCTTGACAACCCAATCATGGATGGCCGCCGCCGTCTCGGGTTCATAGCGCTGCAGCTCGCGAGCGCAAAAATCGACAGGCAATCGCACGTCGAGGGCGCCACCGATTCTCAGGGGCAAGCCACGATCGCCGCGTGACAAGAGGCGATGGTAGGGAGCCCGCAACCGACCACGGAGCCAAGCTGCCCGCGGCAACCAACGATTTCGGCGAAGCAGGCGGTCGAAAAGATCGGCAATTTCAGACATAGTAATTTTTCAAGCGATGCAAGAGCAGGTAAGACAGCCCCGAGCGTTATGGCTCCGTCGACCGCCACAGACGAAACAGAAGTGTCCCAAGCGAACGCAAGGACCTATTGGAATCGCGATACGCGCTGCCGCGCTTTGGCCCGCAAGACGCGCTGCCAACCATGGGCATAAACCCAGTGTTGCAAGCGCCGCACCCGTCGCCATCCCAAAACGGGCAACAAGGCTTGCATCACCCGACCGCCGCGCAAGGGCAATTCACTGCCGCCAAGCTGCTGGATTCGCTCGTTGGCAATCTCGGCGAGATCGAGATGTTCCGGATAGAACTGGTACAGCCACTGCTGGAACCGATCCGCACACAACTGGCGAATCTCTGTGGAATCCTCGCGTGCGAGCAACAAATCGGTCCCCAACTGGGTTGTCAACAGCGCCGACTCCATCGCGCTGCGTCCCTGGCTGCCGCTCAGAGCGCCCGCAACGCCGGTCCGATAACTGTAAATGGCCGAGGGGGCGTACTGGATCGATTCGGCAGCAAGTGCCAACGCGATGCTGAAATGGAAATCGTTGTTCAAAGATAAACGTCGATCGTACCCACCCGATTTTTCCCACACGCCTCTCGGAATCAACCACATCCAACCGCCCATCATGCCTTGATCGATCGTCAATGAATCGAAAAGCCAACGCATTGGATCGCGATACGAACAATTGGTGTGTTCCGACTGGACAGCAGGCTGTCGAAAATCGCGGGTGAAGTATCCCCAGCGACATGATGCGATGGCATTTGGGTGTCCAGCAAGTGCCGCCAACTGCTCCGCGACATGCTCTGGATGAATCCAGTCATCCGCGTCGAGAAGTTTGATGAAATCGCCGCTTGACTCCGCAACGCCGCGGTTGATCGCCGCCGATTGGCCTGCATTCTCTTGGAACACATATTTCAATCGCCGATCGCACACGCGCTTGATTCGGTCTGCGGTATCATCGCTCGACCCGTCGTCGACAACAACGACCTCTAAATCGCGCAGGGACTGTCCCAGCGCGGCCCGCAAAACGTCATCGATATAACGTCCAACATTGTACGCTGGAATCACGATCGATACCGTTGGCCGACTCACTTCGCCCCAGATCTCACTTCGAGAATTAACGCGATGTCATCGGCCAGCATCTTAGAAAACCATTCCGCGCCGACGCGATTAAGATGTTGGGAATTGTAAAACAGCTCACGATCGCCGCAAACAGGACTTGATGAGTAGTCAAGAAACGCTGCACCGTGCGAGTTTGCGATCGTGTTAAGTATCCGCACAACCTCTTTCCGATTTCGGCACAATTTCTGTCCCGGTTGGTATTCAGGAGTGAAAACCATGATAACTTGCGTACCATTCATACTCTGCTGGCCGACAAATTCATCCAAGCTCTCCCTTACGGCCGGATCGATCTCAGATTGGTACCCAATGGCATTTTCGTGTGCAAACACGTCGAAAGTACCATCCCAGCGAGTGTCGCGGCCAAGATACCCACGTTGACGTTCACTTTCGATCGCCGTGCCACCTAGAGCAACCCGCACGCCAAGCGTTAACAAATCGCTGCGGCCACGATAGCGATACATCGACAGCCATCGATCAAACGGATCAAATCCATCGTAGTGCGCGATTGCATCGATCAATTTTTCCCGATGGAAGTACGGCAGAAACTGCTCGTACTGAAAGACCGTCACTCTATCGTGCAAACTGGTCACCCCGACGGCAAGCACCATCACCGAAGGCTGTCGGTTAAACGCTAGAAATTCCTCGTAACGCACCCGCTGCATCGGAAAATGGTAGCCGTTAAACCCCAAGTTGAACGCGCTAATATCGAGCCGTCCACTTAAAATCTGCGGCGAAATATGGGCCATCGCACGCGAGGACCCTAGAATGATTAGATCAGAATCGACGCGAGAGTTGTATATATCATGCCAGGATCCAAACTCAGCGTGTCGACAGTCCCGCAAACCTGCCGAAACGATCTGATCCAGCGAATAAGCTACGCAAACACTAATGATAAGAAACAAGGCCAAGCGACCGATGTATTTTGTCATTCGTTCGTGAGCCTTTCGGCATCTGACGCGGCCCGTTTTGCCGCGATACGTTTGGCAAGTTCAGACGAAAACTCCAAAACTCCTGCAGAATTCAAATGGTGATTATCGTAAAACAGATCACCGCGAGTTCGGTAGATATCAGAAAAATCCCAGTATGCTAGTCCGCGGCTTTCGACCAACTCGTCAATCCAAGTTGTGCATGCTGGAAAATCAGAAACCAAACTTAGCTGGGCCCGTAAAGGCGCTTGGAATAACACCAATTCGACATCGTTATGTTTACACAGTTCGATTGTTTTCAACACGTACTTAACGGACAGACTATCAGGTATATACACCGCAAATTGGTCCGCCAAGGAAGCGGCATCCGGCGTGTCTCGCTGTTGCCCTCCCTTCCGATCATTCCAATAAGTTCCTGCGTTGCGATGTGGAAATAGATCGTATTGCGATGAAAATTCCATAAGTCGCAAAAACGGAATTCCGCTCCATGCCCAATATCGCGCCGCACCACAATGGTCGACGACGGTGCTTTGAACCTCGCGTTGGTCGTCGTAACAAAGCCAAATGTAGTCTTTAAAAGGATAGCTGAATTTATTGGCAAGCGTCAAATAATCAATTTGGTAGTAAACAGTATCAACTTTGTTGCCGCGCAGAAGCTTGGTCGCGAGCAGATATTGATCCCCTGCGCCAGCACCGCTCGCTCCAATGTTAATCGAGTTTGTATGGACGATATCATCGATCACCCGAGGATCAACCGTCATTTCGACGCGCGATGATCCGATGAAGGCTAAATCGAATTGGTTGCCGGCAAGGCTACATGCCCAATGGTACTTGCTGCGGCGGTTTTCAGTCAGACCGCCAGCGACATACAGCGCAAACCCTGAGTTGATTACGAAAAATGCGACAAGAAAAACCGACACTTTGACAAGGAATTTATCCATGCAGCGAGTGCCAACTAAACGTGATGTTCGGAGAACGGGTGCTACCAATGCAATATTGCTTGAAATCATTGGTAGACCAAGGTTTGACGTCGGCAATCATCCAACCATCAACAAACGATACTCAACGCACAAAACACCAGAATCATGGTAAAATCACGATCTCGCGTCGTCGAACTAAAATTGGAAGTAAATAAACTCGCTGGTGTCGCGGTACATCGCTATCCAAACCACGACAGAAAAAACCAGTTGGTACAGCGTCCAACGAACGCCTAAGGGAAGTCGATCAAAGCTGAATTGCTTCCATCTCGAAATCCACTCACTCGCGACGAGCGACACGACCAATATCATTGCAGGTTCGTATCGATAGCGCCGAAACGCAACCAAAACGCCACCTGGATAGGCGATGCATTGATCCACCATACGACATAGATAGGCATAGGCATCGGGCAACGTTTCACTGCGAAAGATGATCCAGGTGACGCAAATCGCTGCAAAGGTGATTACCATCTGCAACGTTTCTCGCAGCGATGGCAGCAGTCGCCCATCGGCAACCGATTCCGTGCCACGACCGCCCATCGGGATGAACAAGATCGGCATGATCATCAATGCGTTGACGGCGCCCCAAGCAATAAACGTCCAATTGGCTCCGTGCCACAATCCGCTGACAACAAAAACGATCAATAGATTCCGCGCGACCATCGCCTTGCTGCCCCGCGAGCCTCCCAAGGGGATGAACAAATAATCGCGAAACCAAGTGCTCAACGAGATATGCCAACGACGCCAAAACTCTGCCACATTGCGTGAAAAATAGGGAAAGGCAAAGTTTTGCATCAGGTCAAACCCGAGCAGACGCCCCAGTCCGCGAGCGATATCGCTGTATCCGGAGAAGTCCCCGTAGATCTGGAACGCAAAAAAAAACGCTCCCATCAACAACGTCCATCCCGACTGCGACGGGTAGTCCGCAAAGATATCGTTGACCAAGACCGCGCACGAATCGGCAACCAACACCTTCTTAAAAAATCCCCACAGGATCAACCGGCTGCCAGCGACCGCCGTTGCGTATTGAAACCGCCGCCGCACGAAGAACTGTGGCAACAGATGGCTCGCCCGTTCGATCGGGCCCGCGACCAACTGGGGAAAGAATGCCACAAACGCAAAAAATGCCAATGGATCGCGCGTCGACTTCATCCTTCCGGCGTGAATATCTAGCGTGTAGCTGAGCGTCTGGAAGGTGTAAAAGCTGATCCCAACGGGCAACACAATATTCAGCGTTGCAGCGTCCAGGGTGATTCCAATCGATTCGAATCCCGCAGCCAGCTCCGCAGCAAAAAAGTTGAAGTATTTGAAGCACCCAAGCAGTCCGAGATTAAAGACCAGGCTGCTGATCACGAGCCATCGTCGTCGCGCGTTGGACTTGCTAACATCGATCGCTCGCCCCGCGACAAAGTCGAAACAGCTGCTCGCGAAGATAAGCCCCAAAAAACGCCAGTCCCACCATCCGTAGAAGACATAGCTGGCGACAAGGACCAACAGATTCTGCCCCCACAACCAACGTTGCGTTGCCCAATACAAGGCAAACACAATCGGAAAGAATGCGAAGAACTCGGGCGAGTGAAATAGCATTGCTTAGGCAAGCATACCAAAAAGGTTGTTACAAATTTTCCCGCAGCTCCGAAACGTCCATCGGTTCGACAAGATTCAAGATCTCGCGGCGGTTGGCATCCAGCACGTGAAATTCGTAAAACGGATTCACCGTCGCCGGCAACCGATAGGCGGGATCTTCATCGTGATTGACGATCACACCGACACCCCAGTCGACGTCGACAACAAAACATCGCTTGTCCGTTTCGGTGCGGATTCGCTGATACGCCTTCCAACAAGTGCCGTTCCAAAAGCCCGCGGCTGGACTTTGCTCTCGAAAATTCTCGCGAGCATGGTGCAGCGTCGGCGGATTACAGTCGTGCAAGACAACGAAACCAGTGTCGGCCACGACCTGCAGCGCATTTTGGATATCGCGATACAATTGGTCGGCAAGATGTAAACCATCGAGAAAAATCACGTCGAAACGATTGTGTTCGATGTCCAATTGGTCGTTGTGAAGCTGGTCAAAAAATTCGTCGCTTGTCATCGGAAAGGTCGCGTGGTTGATTGCAGCCTCGTATCCTGGGTCGACACAAACTTTGAAGTCGGCGTTGATGCGATTGAAATTGTCTTCCAGATTGCGAACACCGATCTCCAGATACCGCTTTTGCTGGGTATTTTGCAGCAACGCATTGATGATATGAAACCGAGCGTGGCTGCGACGTTGCATCGCTTCGCTGGCAACCCGACATTCATCGAATTGCTGCTCAAGCCTCGCGTTGTAGCCCTTAATCGCATATTTTGTGAATGGAATTTTCATAAAACTTTGGGATACTTAGGTCGCGATACATGAGGCCATCGGCGGGAGACGAACGCGTTTACAATATCTGCAATGGAAAGATCCGAATCACGATAAAGCCGCCAGGCTTTCCGAATCCTCCGTTTTCGTAACGCTAGCGAGATGATTCGCCGGGCGTATTGTTTTTTCTTGAGATCGATTGCCTGATTTCTCTCGGCCTCCGACAACGGACAGTTACATCCCACTGCAGCAATGTCAAGTTCGTAGCCGCGACGCATGTAGACGTCGCTGGCATCGTCTTTTGTGAACTCCTGGGCGTCGTGCCGCCGCCACCAAACCAATCCGGGAGGCAGCAAGACGACAGGATATTCCGCCGCAAGCCGGTACCACAGTTCCGAATCGGACAAGACACCCCACTGCTTGCGAAATCCGCCTACCGCATCAAACGCGTCGCGGCGGATGATCGCGCCGGTCGGACCGCAACTCATGCAACCGCGTCCTAAGAAATGTTTGCGATACGCTTCGATCGATTTCAAATACCACGGATAGGGTGAAATGTCCTCGGGCATCGAATGCGCCAACGCCAGCGCGGCATCGGGATAGCGCTGCATCGCATCAACCATCACTTGTAAACCGTGTGGATAGATCAGATCGTCCGAATCGACGTATTTGATATACTTCCCGCGTGCAAGCGATGCTGCCTGCATGCGATTGCCGTAGTCTCCAAGATTCGAAGGATTCGACTCGACGCGGATGCGGGGATCCGACTGGGCAACGTCCTGGGCGATATCCAGGGAACCGTCGGTCGACCCATCGTCGACGACAACCACTTCGAAATTCGAAAAGCTCGATTGCAAAATACTAACGAGCGTCGCTTGGAGGTATTGTTCTCGGTTGTAGACGGTAACCAATACGGAAACGACAGGAGAATTGGAAACGGCCATCGTGGGTTAATGCAGCATTTCTGGCGAGTCGTCCGAACGCACCGGAGACAGCGTCAGCGATCGAGTTCGGTCGTCCATCGCCGATCGGGTCGGGAACCAGCGATCTTTCAACCGCAGAATTGGTCGTTCGAAATACTTGTGCGATAGATGGGCGACAAACACGGTAACCGCAAAGAACAAGGGAAGCTTGACGATCCACGCATGCCAACGCAGAATCGACAGCGGCCCCAGCAGCGAGAAATCGATGTTCGTCCAAATCGGATCAAACACGTACCACGTCAGCCACACGCCCAGCGGCCAATGGTAGACATAGATGCCGTACGAAATTTGTCCGATGTAGACGGCGATTCGGCTCTGCAGAACGGCAGCGACGCCGGGCACGCGAAAGCGGCCTTCCATACTTTTCGTCACCAACACCAGCGAACAAAATCCCAACAATGGCAACCGGAACACCTGATCCGTGGTGAGTGCGCAGCCAAGGACCGCAAACACGACGATTTCGAACGTCAAACTCTGATACCAAAACCGTGGAAACCAGCGCAGTGATACCGCGATCGCACCCGCAGCACCAAGTCCCAGCGATCCCATGCGATTTATCAGGCCGACGTAATTGTAGGGTTGCAGCGAGGGGAAAACATTCAGTACCAACTGTGAATAGCCGATCGCGACGATACAAATCGTGACAACAAACAACGCAACCAAATTACGTCTAAGCGTCAACGCAATCAGAGGCCACACCAAGTAAAATTGTTCTTCCACCGCCAGCGACCAAAGGTAGAACAAATTATTGCCCTCGCCCTTGAAATGCACCGTTGCATAATTCCATGTATACGTTGCCAAGTACAGCATGTTTTCCCGCGTTTGTGGAAAATTGCCAATCCAAAGCAAAAGCAAGGCGAAGTAGTAAACGGGAAAAATCCGTAACGAACGCCGACCCATAAACTTGACATAACTTTCACGGAATGATGAAGCGGGGTTTCTGATCAATATCGCTGTGATCAGGAACCCGCTGATCACAAAAAACAGGTCAACACCGTAATAGCCCGCGGCCCAGTAACTTCCCAGCGGACCACCGAAGTGCTCAACCAGCACCATGGTAATGGCGACCGTCCGCAATCCATCCATGGCGGCGTAATACGCTTTCTTTCCGGAACCCCCATCGACCATGTGAGACAGATCAAATTCAGATTGCTGTGCCCGGGGCGACTTTGGTCCTGTTGTTTTCATGCCAGACAAATGCAAAACTCTATTCACTCACACGCTTGCAAACGTCGAATACCGTTCTGTGGCCGAAAGCACTGTCATTACTGAAATTCCGCAAGAGGACTGGTCGATCGAGCGGTGCACATTTTTGCGGTTCACACAAACCGCGTCGCCCCAAACCACAATGTCTTCCACGATGTTTCTATCACGGTAATGATGTCAGACGTCGCTGGATTCTTCCAAATAATCCAAAGCAAGCCACGCTGACAGGTCTTTCCCAGTCAACTGGGCGGTTTCTTCTATGTCCCAGCGGAATCTGTCTAACCATTCCTCATAGATGATGCGATCGAGTGCGTTCTCGTAAATCCCCTCGCGCACGGTTCTCGCTTCGTACGTCAAACTGCTGTCAACACCCAAAAATTCAAAGCACTGACGTAGAGACTCATTGTGTCGAACACGAAATTCACGCATCGTCAAGAAGTGGAGTTGGGAGCGGCCGAACACTCGTATCAATCGACGAATTTGATTTGCATAATAACTTCGGTCCACGTATGAGTACATTAGGTTCTGATACGGAAGCGTGTCTTGCGAACGTCGGACGTCGGTTGCGAGTGCCTGGTTGAGTGATAACTGTTCAACGGTCCGACAACAATTCATCGCCCAAGCCGATCTCGCCCGATAAATGGGATGACGCAAAATCACGATCCACTTCATACCTGGGTTGTATCGCCAGATGTGCCCGGCCGCAGTCTCCCAATACATGTAGTCAGGTGTTGCCTCTCCACATGTTGTTCCGACCGCGGCGTGGGAGAACTTTCTTTCGTATGCCCAAGCCAAATATCTTCGTGTCACCTTAAAGCAATCCAGCCGAAAGCGGCCTGGGCTATTAAATTAATGCAGTTCCTTCTGCGCTGGGATAAAAATCTCGGGGTGGGCCCTGAGACTTACCGATAATACCGACATTCCACATTTCTGGGCGCCTCCGATCACGAACTTGACTTTTTTAGTCATCGAGTCG
Above is a genomic segment from Rosistilla ulvae containing:
- a CDS encoding MBOAT family O-acyltransferase, with the protein product MLFHSPEFFAFFPIVFALYWATQRWLWGQNLLVLVASYVFYGWWDWRFLGLIFASSCFDFVAGRAIDVSKSNARRRWLVISSLVFNLGLLGCFKYFNFFAAELAAGFESIGITLDAATLNIVLPVGISFYTFQTLSYTLDIHAGRMKSTRDPLAFFAFVAFFPQLVAGPIERASHLLPQFFVRRRFQYATAVAGSRLILWGFFKKVLVADSCAVLVNDIFADYPSQSGWTLLMGAFFFAFQIYGDFSGYSDIARGLGRLLGFDLMQNFAFPYFSRNVAEFWRRWHISLSTWFRDYLFIPLGGSRGSKAMVARNLLIVFVVSGLWHGANWTFIAWGAVNALMIMPILFIPMGGRGTESVADGRLLPSLRETLQMVITFAAICVTWIIFRSETLPDAYAYLCRMVDQCIAYPGGVLVAFRRYRYEPAMILVVSLVASEWISRWKQFSFDRLPLGVRWTLYQLVFSVVVWIAMYRDTSEFIYFQF
- a CDS encoding glycosyltransferase family 4 protein; this translates as MHLLMDNQHHIAAIEPSGRLYGSEYCLLDILDGTDPNRFRWTVLLPRGNGFDELLRQRDIRCEFIIPASLGNSGKLRRASVYGRMLWRLWRMHPDLLYVNQAGSLRAANVMAKVLGLPVVCQVQTLEDARWLSERQHLQRCVQAFVCNSEYIADQTRVAEEKKCVLYQGIPEHRLTRAIENAGLPRAKQSQEPFAIGILGRIAVSKGHYLLLEAAKHLLADGMDCRFVVIGEGLTSADTKAYRDEVQRAGLASRFEFRGYRTDLQHELGRLDVLAIPSIAEPLGRVLFDAAEFGVPVVVADSGGLGEVSTRFSIGVRFQAENDESLAEALLQTAKNYEQVASSFQTTAVEMFRRLANDTYMETMQRILQSAVSSQKTSETWLGDK
- a CDS encoding acyltransferase family protein; the protein is MKTTGPKSPRAQQSEFDLSHMVDGGSGKKAYYAAMDGLRTVAITMVLVEHFGGPLGSYWAAGYYGVDLFFVISGFLITAILIRNPASSFRESYVKFMGRRSLRIFPVYYFALLLLWIGNFPQTRENMLYLATYTWNYATVHFKGEGNNLFYLWSLAVEEQFYLVWPLIALTLRRNLVALFVVTICIVAIGYSQLVLNVFPSLQPYNYVGLINRMGSLGLGAAGAIAVSLRWFPRFWYQSLTFEIVVFAVLGCALTTDQVFRLPLLGFCSLVLVTKSMEGRFRVPGVAAVLQSRIAVYIGQISYGIYVYHWPLGVWLTWYVFDPIWTNIDFSLLGPLSILRWHAWIVKLPLFFAVTVFVAHLSHKYFERPILRLKDRWFPTRSAMDDRTRSLTLSPVRSDDSPEMLH
- a CDS encoding glycosyltransferase family 2 protein, with product MSRPTVSIVIPAYNVGRYIDDVLRAALGQSLRDLEVVVVDDGSSDDTADRIKRVCDRRLKYVFQENAGQSAAINRGVAESSGDFIKLLDADDWIHPEHVAEQLAALAGHPNAIASCRWGYFTRDFRQPAVQSEHTNCSYRDPMRWLFDSLTIDQGMMGGWMWLIPRGVWEKSGGYDRRLSLNNDFHFSIALALAAESIQYAPSAIYSYRTGVAGALSGSQGRSAMESALLTTQLGTDLLLAREDSTEIRQLCADRFQQWLYQFYPEHLDLAEIANERIQQLGGSELPLRGGRVMQALLPVLGWRRVRRLQHWVYAHGWQRVLRAKARQRVSRFQ
- a CDS encoding glycosyltransferase family 2 protein, with the translated sequence MAVSNSPVVSVLVTVYNREQYLQATLVSILQSSFSNFEVVVVDDGSTDGSLDIAQDVAQSDPRIRVESNPSNLGDYGNRMQAASLARGKYIKYVDSDDLIYPHGLQVMVDAMQRYPDAALALAHSMPEDISPYPWYLKSIEAYRKHFLGRGCMSCGPTGAIIRRDAFDAVGGFRKQWGVLSDSELWYRLAAEYPVVLLPPGLVWWRRHDAQEFTKDDASDVYMRRGYELDIAAVGCNCPLSEAERNQAIDLKKKQYARRIISLALRKRRIRKAWRLYRDSDLSIADIVNAFVSRRWPHVSRPKYPKVL
- a CDS encoding FkbM family methyltransferase; translated protein: MSEIADLFDRLLRRNRWLPRAAWLRGRLRAPYHRLLSRGDRGLPLRIGGALDVRLPVDFCARELQRYEPETAAAIHDWVVKHPGGAFIDIGCSYGYFSCGVLFADPTARVFAIDADLPSLAITRHVCSLAADVGERLGLYRTLIGEEGTECVSAEGLKAQTLTTLPDPALKLDPQSTNYVNLDTQIDERQLPRIALDRFLAETLGDQPVACLVKCDVEGAEQVVLEAASETLRDRKPTILVSVHPPYLPKFGGSVEAIRALIELQGYTIDVIGIDHEEHWLCTC
- a CDS encoding class I SAM-dependent methyltransferase, which encodes MKIPFTKYAIKGYNARLEQQFDECRVASEAMQRRSHARFHIINALLQNTQQKRYLEIGVRNLEDNFNRINADFKVCVDPGYEAAINHATFPMTSDEFFDQLHNDQLDIEHNRFDVIFLDGLHLADQLYRDIQNALQVVADTGFVVLHDCNPPTLHHARENFREQSPAAGFWNGTCWKAYQRIRTETDKRCFVVDVDWGVGVIVNHDEDPAYRLPATVNPFYEFHVLDANRREILNLVEPMDVSELRENL